Proteins from one Microbacterium faecale genomic window:
- a CDS encoding class II fumarate hydratase, whose amino-acid sequence MTEYRIEHDTMGEVRVPANALYRAQTQRAVENFPISGQGLESRHIAALARIKKAAALANKDLGTLDGAIADAIAWAADQVVTGEYDDQFPVDTYQTGSGTSSNMNMNEVLSSLATQKLGSEVHPNDHVNASQSSNDVFPTSVHVAVTEALLTDLVPALDHIARAFERKADEWKSIVKAGRTHLMDATPVTLGQEFGGYARQMRLGIERVEATIARVAEVPQGGTAVGTGINTPAGFPQKVIANLVSETGLPLTEAVDHFEAQANRDGLVEASGALRTIAVSLTKINNDLRWMGSGPNTGLGELHLPDLQPGSSIMPGKVNPVIPEAVLMVCARVIGNDQTIAFAGASGSFELNVAIPVMGTSLLESIRLLANASRVLADKTVDGLEVNHERVTALAGMSPSIVTPLNKLIGYEAAAKIAKHSVAKGITVREAVIDLGYVERGELTEADLDEKLDLLSMTHPG is encoded by the coding sequence GTGACTGAATACCGTATCGAGCACGACACGATGGGCGAGGTGCGGGTCCCCGCAAACGCTCTCTACCGTGCGCAGACCCAGCGTGCCGTCGAGAACTTCCCGATCTCGGGCCAGGGTCTCGAGTCGCGCCACATCGCCGCGCTCGCGCGCATCAAGAAGGCTGCGGCTCTCGCCAACAAGGATCTGGGCACGCTCGACGGCGCCATCGCCGACGCGATCGCCTGGGCAGCCGACCAGGTGGTCACCGGCGAATACGACGATCAGTTCCCGGTCGACACGTACCAGACCGGATCCGGGACCAGCTCGAACATGAACATGAACGAGGTGCTCTCCTCGCTCGCCACGCAGAAACTCGGCAGCGAGGTGCACCCGAACGACCACGTGAACGCGTCGCAGTCGTCGAACGACGTCTTCCCGACCTCCGTGCACGTGGCGGTCACCGAGGCGCTCCTCACGGATCTCGTGCCCGCGCTCGACCACATCGCGCGAGCGTTCGAGCGCAAGGCCGACGAGTGGAAGAGCATCGTGAAGGCCGGGCGCACGCACCTCATGGACGCCACCCCCGTCACTCTCGGCCAGGAGTTCGGCGGCTACGCCCGCCAGATGCGCCTCGGCATCGAGCGCGTGGAGGCGACGATCGCTCGCGTCGCCGAGGTGCCGCAGGGCGGCACGGCAGTCGGCACCGGGATCAACACCCCGGCCGGCTTCCCGCAGAAGGTGATCGCGAACCTCGTCTCCGAGACCGGACTGCCGCTCACGGAGGCCGTCGACCACTTCGAGGCGCAGGCGAACCGCGATGGCCTCGTCGAGGCCTCCGGCGCGCTGCGCACGATCGCCGTCTCGCTCACGAAGATCAACAACGACCTGCGCTGGATGGGCTCGGGGCCGAACACCGGCCTCGGCGAACTGCACCTGCCCGATCTGCAGCCCGGCTCCTCGATCATGCCCGGCAAGGTGAACCCGGTGATCCCCGAAGCGGTCCTCATGGTCTGCGCACGCGTGATCGGCAACGACCAGACGATCGCCTTCGCGGGCGCGTCCGGGTCGTTCGAGTTGAACGTCGCGATCCCCGTGATGGGCACGTCGCTGCTTGAGTCGATCCGCCTGCTGGCGAACGCGAGCCGCGTCCTCGCCGACAAGACGGTGGACGGTCTCGAGGTCAACCACGAGCGCGTCACGGCACTCGCGGGCATGAGCCCGTCGATCGTCACCCCGCTGAACAAGCTCATCGGATACGAGGCGGCCGCGAAGATCGCGAAGCACTCGGTCGCGAAGGGCATCACGGTCCGCGAGGCCGTGATCGATCTCGGTTACGTCGAGCGCGGCGAGCTCACCGAGGCCGACCTCGACGAGAAGCTCGATCTGCTGTCGATGACGCACCCGGGCTGA
- a CDS encoding PhoH family protein codes for MTAATSKATRKRSKDAAPADVDLRTYVLDTSVLLSDPRALFRFAEHSVVVPIVVVTELEKKRHDLEIGYFARQALRYLDDLRIEHGRLDFSVPTPAGGTVRVELNNTDPTVLPGGMRQGDNDSRILAVAAHLATDGHDVTVVSKDMPMRVKAASLGIAAEEYLAEQAVDSGWTGVASLAMSGDEMSDLYEAEVTVHDDVRGVPRNTGLVISSERGSALGRVTSDDGELRLVRGDREVFGLHGRSAEQRIAIDLLQDPEVGIVSLGGRAGTGKSALALCAGLDAVLERQLQKRIIVFRPLFAVGGQELGYLPGDQGEKMNPWGQAVYDTLGSVVSDNVIDEVMQRGILEVLPLTHIRGRSLHDAFVIVDEAQSLERNVLLTVLSRIGQNSKVVLTHDVQQRDNLRVGRHDGVASVIETLKGQQLFGHVTLTRSERSEIAALVTSLLESDELS; via the coding sequence GTGACCGCAGCCACATCCAAGGCCACCCGGAAGCGCTCGAAAGACGCGGCCCCGGCCGACGTCGACCTGCGCACATACGTGCTCGACACGTCGGTGCTGCTGAGCGACCCGCGCGCTCTATTCCGCTTCGCGGAGCACTCCGTCGTCGTGCCGATCGTGGTCGTGACGGAGCTCGAGAAGAAGCGGCACGACCTCGAGATCGGCTACTTCGCGCGTCAGGCGCTGCGGTACCTCGACGATCTGCGCATCGAGCATGGTCGGCTCGACTTCTCTGTCCCGACGCCCGCCGGCGGAACCGTGCGCGTCGAACTCAACAACACGGATCCGACGGTGCTGCCAGGGGGAATGCGGCAGGGCGACAACGACTCGCGGATCCTCGCGGTCGCCGCCCACCTCGCTACCGACGGACACGACGTCACGGTGGTGTCGAAGGACATGCCGATGCGCGTCAAGGCCGCGTCCCTCGGCATCGCTGCCGAAGAATATCTGGCCGAGCAGGCCGTCGACTCAGGATGGACGGGGGTCGCCTCGCTCGCGATGTCCGGTGACGAAATGAGCGATCTGTACGAGGCCGAGGTGACCGTGCACGACGACGTGCGCGGTGTGCCGAGGAACACGGGGCTCGTGATCTCGTCGGAGCGCGGCTCCGCGCTCGGTCGCGTGACGAGCGACGACGGTGAGCTGCGGCTCGTCCGGGGGGACCGAGAGGTCTTCGGGCTCCATGGGCGGTCGGCCGAGCAGCGCATTGCGATCGACCTCCTCCAGGATCCCGAAGTCGGGATCGTCTCGCTCGGCGGACGCGCCGGCACCGGGAAGTCTGCGCTCGCCCTGTGCGCGGGGCTTGATGCGGTGCTGGAGCGCCAACTGCAGAAGCGCATCATCGTCTTCCGGCCGCTCTTCGCCGTCGGCGGCCAGGAGCTGGGGTATCTGCCGGGGGACCAGGGCGAGAAGATGAACCCCTGGGGGCAGGCTGTCTACGACACGCTCGGCTCCGTCGTCTCCGACAATGTGATCGATGAGGTCATGCAGCGGGGCATCCTCGAGGTGCTCCCGTTGACGCACATTCGCGGCAGGTCGCTTCACGATGCGTTCGTGATCGTCGACGAAGCACAGTCGCTCGAACGCAACGTGCTGCTCACGGTGCTGAGCCGAATCGGGCAGAACTCGAAGGTCGTCCTCACGCACGACGTGCAGCAGCGCGACAACCTGCGCGTCGGTCGGCATGACGGGGTTGCGAGCGTCATCGAGACGCTGAAGGGCCAGCAGCTCTTCGGCCATGTCACGCTGACGAGGTCGGAGCGCAGCGAGATCGCCGCGCTCGTGACGAGCCTGCTCGAGTCGGACGAGCTGTCCTGA
- a CDS encoding isoprenyl transferase, producing MSSRENEGTGPLYRLYASRLRRQIAVDRVPDHVAMMIDGNRRWARQLGFESPADGHRAGADKMVEFLGWCDELGVGVVTLYLLSNDNVIKRDRAELQDLIEIIADLAGRLARRGDWQVQHVGREDTLPASLLGALRDAATQTADNKGLHVNLAVGYGGRYEIVDAVRKIIQKHDERGGTLEELAGSLTPEVIGEHLYTGGQKDPDLVIRTSGEQRLSDFLLWQSAHSEFYFLEALGPDLREVDFLRAVRDFGSRDRRFGK from the coding sequence ATCAGCTCGCGAGAGAACGAGGGGACAGGTCCCCTCTACCGGCTGTACGCCTCGCGGCTTCGACGCCAGATTGCCGTGGACCGCGTGCCGGATCATGTCGCGATGATGATCGACGGCAATCGCCGCTGGGCACGCCAGCTCGGGTTCGAGTCGCCCGCCGACGGGCATCGCGCGGGCGCCGACAAGATGGTCGAGTTCCTCGGTTGGTGCGACGAGCTCGGCGTCGGCGTCGTCACGCTGTATCTGCTCTCCAATGACAACGTCATCAAGCGGGATCGCGCAGAGCTGCAGGACCTCATCGAGATCATCGCTGATCTGGCCGGACGGCTCGCGCGACGCGGAGACTGGCAGGTCCAGCACGTCGGACGCGAGGACACCCTGCCCGCGAGCCTGCTCGGCGCGCTGCGCGACGCGGCGACCCAGACGGCCGACAACAAGGGGCTGCACGTGAACCTCGCGGTCGGATACGGCGGCCGATACGAGATCGTCGACGCCGTGCGGAAGATCATCCAGAAGCACGACGAGCGCGGCGGAACGCTGGAGGAGCTTGCCGGAAGCCTCACGCCCGAGGTGATCGGCGAGCACCTGTACACCGGTGGGCAGAAGGATCCGGATCTCGTGATCCGTACGTCGGGGGAGCAGCGACTGAGCGACTTCCTCCTCTGGCAGAGCGCCCACAGCGAGTTCTACTTCCTCGAGGCCCTCGGCCCGGACCTGCGCGAAGTCGACTTCCTCCGGGCGGTCCGTGATTTCGGATCCCGCGATCGCCGCTTCGGAAAGTGA
- the trhA gene encoding PAQR family membrane homeostasis protein TrhA, translated as MPRLPFIEADAPLPLEEPPSWRGWIHAGTAPVALIAGIVLITLAQGTPAKLASTVFTVASLLLFGTSAVYHRFRWGPRVKGVLKRIDHANILILIAGTYTPIGVLALPPEKGTILLAAVWGGALLGILFRVLWIGAPRWLYVAIYLALGWAAVMYMPDLFRASVAMMILVIVGGLLYSAGAVFYALKRPNPSPRHFGFHEIFHVCTVLAFLCHWAAALLIALDPAFNLTL; from the coding sequence ATGCCGCGACTGCCATTCATCGAGGCCGACGCACCGCTGCCGCTCGAAGAACCGCCGAGCTGGCGCGGGTGGATCCACGCTGGCACGGCCCCCGTCGCGCTGATTGCCGGCATCGTGCTCATCACCCTCGCGCAGGGCACGCCCGCGAAGCTCGCGTCGACCGTCTTCACCGTCGCATCGCTGCTCTTGTTCGGCACGTCGGCGGTCTATCACCGTTTTCGCTGGGGTCCGCGCGTCAAAGGCGTCCTGAAGCGCATCGACCACGCCAACATTCTGATCCTGATCGCGGGCACCTACACCCCGATCGGAGTGCTCGCGCTGCCGCCCGAGAAGGGCACGATCCTGCTGGCCGCGGTGTGGGGCGGAGCGCTCCTCGGCATCCTGTTCCGCGTGCTGTGGATCGGTGCGCCGCGCTGGCTGTACGTTGCGATCTACCTCGCCCTCGGCTGGGCCGCCGTGATGTACATGCCAGACCTGTTCCGCGCGAGCGTCGCCATGATGATCCTCGTGATCGTCGGCGGCCTGCTGTACTCGGCCGGCGCGGTCTTCTACGCGCTCAAGCGCCCGAATCCGTCACCACGCCACTTCGGCTTCCACGAGATCTTCCACGTGTGCACGGTGCTCGCCTTCCTCTGCCACTGGGCGGCGGCGCTGCTCATCGCGCTCGACCCCGCGTTTAACCTGACGCTCTAG
- a CDS encoding DUF4307 domain-containing protein yields MTSKEQLDDRYGRGSRRATRTWIIAFVVLGAIAATALAWSVVTSTARNVDVDDLGFTVVSDAEVEVSFRVTSSHEGDVACVIEAMDETFAVVGWDVVEIPGGAVTSDHTLTVPTVGLATTGFVNNCRLR; encoded by the coding sequence GTGACTTCGAAGGAACAGCTCGACGACCGTTACGGTCGCGGATCCCGCCGCGCCACGCGCACGTGGATCATCGCCTTCGTCGTCCTTGGCGCCATCGCTGCCACGGCGCTCGCATGGAGCGTCGTCACGTCAACCGCGCGCAACGTCGACGTCGACGATCTCGGATTCACCGTCGTCTCCGACGCCGAGGTCGAGGTCTCATTCCGCGTCACGTCCAGCCACGAGGGCGACGTCGCGTGCGTCATCGAGGCGATGGACGAGACGTTCGCTGTCGTGGGCTGGGACGTCGTCGAGATCCCCGGCGGCGCGGTGACGAGCGATCACACGCTCACCGTGCCGACGGTCGGGCTCGCGACGACGGGATTCGTGAACAACTGCCGACTCCGGTAG
- the greA gene encoding transcription elongation factor GreA, which yields MSSENAPFLTQEAYDRLAAELEHLSTVGREEIAKRIEAARDEGDLRENGGYHAAKDEQGKQEARIRQLTAILKDAEIGEAPEADGTVRPGTVITATIFGDEEKFLLGSREIAGSTDLDVYSEQSPLGSAIIGMKVGDTGSYEAPTGKQIPVKIVAVETFTG from the coding sequence GTGTCTAGCGAGAACGCCCCGTTCCTCACCCAGGAGGCCTACGATCGGCTCGCCGCTGAGCTCGAGCATCTCTCGACCGTTGGCCGCGAGGAGATCGCGAAGCGCATCGAGGCCGCCCGCGATGAGGGTGACCTGCGCGAGAACGGCGGATACCACGCTGCGAAGGACGAGCAGGGCAAGCAGGAGGCCCGGATTCGCCAGCTGACCGCGATCCTGAAGGACGCGGAGATCGGCGAGGCCCCCGAGGCCGACGGCACCGTGCGCCCCGGGACGGTGATCACCGCGACGATCTTCGGCGACGAGGAGAAGTTCCTCCTCGGCAGCCGCGAGATCGCAGGCAGCACCGACCTCGACGTCTACAGCGAGCAGAGCCCCCTCGGCTCGGCGATCATCGGTATGAAGGTCGGCGACACCGGATCCTACGAGGCACCCACCGGCAAGCAGATCCCCGTGAAGATCGTCGCGGTGGAGACGTTCACGGGCTGA
- the ilvA gene encoding threonine ammonia-lyase translates to MSSVDVPTLSEFEEAAAGLAPVIERTPIQQSQHLSDLLGEKVVLKLENLQRTGSFKVRGATHRLSRLTAEERERGVVAASAGNHAQGVALAARQLGIPATIYMPLGVPVPKLLATRGYGAEVVLEGDAVDVGLRLAAEHAEREGAVLIHPFDHRDIVVGQGTLGLELMEQVPDLETIVLGIGGGGLIAGVAAAAKAKARAMAAGREVHIIGVQAENAAAYPISLEAGEPTQVTTRPTIADGIMVNRPGDVPFALIRDLVDEVVTVSDDDIARALLALLERAKQVVEPAGAVGVAAIMAGKIRAHGTTGVVLSGGNIDPLLMQRVVTHGLAAAGRYLTVHIPLPDRPGQLVQVSELLAQAGANVIEVMHTRHGQGMQISEVVLQISVETRGEEHRQLVLESLRSGGFRPEVVLE, encoded by the coding sequence ATGTCGAGCGTTGACGTACCCACGCTGAGCGAGTTCGAGGAGGCCGCGGCCGGCCTTGCGCCGGTGATCGAGCGCACTCCGATTCAGCAGTCGCAGCATCTCAGCGACCTGCTCGGCGAGAAGGTCGTGCTCAAGCTCGAGAACCTGCAGCGCACCGGATCCTTCAAGGTTCGCGGAGCGACGCACCGCCTCTCGCGCCTCACGGCGGAAGAGCGCGAACGCGGCGTGGTCGCCGCATCGGCCGGCAACCACGCGCAGGGCGTCGCGCTTGCGGCGCGTCAGCTCGGGATCCCCGCCACGATCTACATGCCGCTCGGCGTGCCGGTTCCGAAGCTGCTCGCCACGCGCGGATACGGGGCCGAGGTCGTGCTGGAGGGAGACGCCGTCGACGTCGGCCTGCGGCTCGCCGCAGAGCACGCGGAGCGCGAGGGCGCGGTGCTCATCCACCCGTTCGACCACCGCGACATCGTCGTCGGGCAGGGCACGCTCGGTCTGGAACTCATGGAACAGGTTCCCGACCTCGAGACGATCGTGCTCGGCATCGGCGGCGGCGGGCTGATCGCGGGCGTTGCGGCGGCCGCGAAGGCGAAAGCTCGCGCGATGGCCGCCGGCCGCGAGGTCCACATCATCGGCGTGCAGGCCGAGAACGCCGCGGCGTATCCGATCTCGCTGGAAGCGGGGGAGCCGACGCAGGTCACCACGCGCCCGACGATCGCCGACGGGATCATGGTCAACCGCCCCGGCGACGTGCCGTTCGCGCTGATCCGCGACCTCGTCGACGAGGTCGTCACGGTCAGCGACGACGACATCGCGCGCGCGCTGCTCGCCCTCCTCGAGCGCGCCAAGCAGGTCGTCGAGCCCGCGGGCGCGGTCGGCGTCGCGGCGATCATGGCCGGCAAGATCCGGGCCCACGGAACGACGGGGGTGGTCCTCTCGGGTGGCAACATCGACCCGCTGCTGATGCAGCGCGTCGTCACACACGGACTCGCGGCCGCCGGTCGCTACCTCACCGTGCACATCCCGTTGCCGGATCGTCCCGGACAGCTCGTGCAGGTCTCGGAACTGCTCGCCCAGGCCGGCGCGAACGTCATCGAAGTGATGCACACGCGCCACGGACAGGGCATGCAGATCAGCGAGGTCGTCCTGCAGATCTCCGTCGAGACGCGCGGTGAAGAGCACCGGCAGCTCGTGCTGGAGTCACTCCGCAGCGGAGGGTTCCGCCCGGAGGTCGTCCTGGAGTGA
- a CDS encoding AI-2E family transporter gives MSEHSRRRGPHDRAAAGESSGSADAPVSVPRPLRIAAAYGWRLLIIVAVVAVIIWLIVQFKIIIVPVLVAILFSALLWPAVASLIALRVPRPLAIVIALVGTVAILTCLIWLVVWQVAEQSGIVRERAIERWAELQEWILSLGVLPEEFVNEVVLFVSGFLVDQSSVLLSGVVSFGSTLGQVGAGALVALFTLVCLLYDGDGIWRWTTRLFPRTARVAVDRSARNGWSTLINYARTQIFVASIDGIGIGVGAALLGVPLAIPIGVTVFLASFVPFLGAIVSGALAILIALAYNGPLIALAMLAVVLLVQQLESHVLQPLVMGAAVKVHPLAVVLVVLAGSLAGGIPGALFAVPLAAFVNVVVITLSTGSWRTGDVPENDVIWRTEPKSIGRASDEEE, from the coding sequence ATGAGCGAACATAGCCGGCGGCGCGGGCCGCACGATCGCGCGGCCGCGGGCGAGAGCAGCGGGTCCGCTGACGCGCCTGTCTCTGTGCCCCGTCCGCTCCGCATCGCCGCGGCATACGGGTGGCGGTTGCTCATCATCGTGGCCGTCGTCGCGGTGATCATCTGGCTCATCGTCCAGTTCAAGATCATCATCGTCCCGGTGCTGGTTGCCATCCTCTTCAGCGCTCTGCTGTGGCCTGCGGTCGCGTCGTTGATCGCTCTCCGGGTGCCGCGTCCGCTCGCGATCGTCATCGCGCTGGTCGGGACCGTCGCGATCCTGACGTGCCTGATCTGGCTCGTCGTCTGGCAGGTTGCGGAGCAGTCGGGCATCGTGCGCGAGCGTGCGATCGAGCGGTGGGCCGAGCTGCAGGAGTGGATTCTGTCGCTCGGCGTGCTGCCCGAGGAGTTCGTCAACGAGGTCGTCCTGTTCGTCTCCGGCTTCCTCGTCGACCAGAGCTCCGTGCTGCTCAGCGGCGTAGTCTCGTTCGGCTCCACGCTCGGTCAGGTGGGTGCCGGTGCGCTGGTCGCGCTGTTCACGCTCGTGTGTCTCCTGTACGACGGCGACGGGATCTGGCGCTGGACCACGCGGCTCTTCCCGCGCACGGCGCGCGTCGCGGTCGACCGCTCGGCGCGCAACGGCTGGTCGACCCTCATCAACTATGCGCGCACGCAGATCTTCGTGGCGTCCATCGACGGCATCGGCATCGGCGTCGGTGCCGCGCTGCTCGGCGTGCCGCTCGCCATCCCGATCGGCGTGACGGTCTTCCTGGCATCCTTCGTGCCGTTCCTCGGTGCGATTGTGTCGGGAGCGCTCGCGATCCTCATCGCGCTGGCGTACAACGGGCCGCTGATCGCTCTCGCGATGCTCGCCGTCGTCCTCCTCGTGCAACAGCTCGAAAGCCACGTGCTGCAGCCGCTCGTCATGGGGGCGGCGGTCAAGGTCCATCCGCTCGCGGTCGTCCTCGTCGTGCTGGCCGGATCCCTCGCGGGCGGCATCCCCGGGGCGTTGTTCGCGGTGCCGCTTGCGGCCTTCGTGAACGTCGTGGTGATCACCCTGTCGACGGGCTCATGGCGCACGGGAGACGTTCCCGAGAACGACGTGATCTGGCGCACGGAACCGAAATCGATCGGTCGCGCGAGCGACGAGGAGGAATGA